TGGAGAACCATCCTTGTGCAGGCCCTCCAGAAACTAAATCACCCTAACATAGTGCAATTGAAGGAGGTGACGATGGAAAATCATGAGTTGTTCTTCATTTTTGAACACATGGTATTACATTATTCTTGGCACCAGTTTTACTGTTTAACTCATGGAAGCAAAACATTACTAGCAATTCCTATCTGCGCTCCGCTATGTTCTTGTATATGGTTGTACCTACATGTATCTCAGCGAAAATCACTAGTCTTGTAGTGTGTATGCTCGTTAGCATGGCCATTAGATTAGTTAAGAATGTTATTCACTGGTTGGATCATTAACGTCACTCTATTTACTTGGGTTCACATTTCTTATTTTGTACGTGAGAAATTCATCTTATGTTGGCTGGGCCTTTCAAGTTTTTAAACTTGTTTTCCTCTCTTGGACTTTTTTTACTAAAATGTAACTGATTTATCCTTTACAGGACTGTAATTTATACGATGTTATAAGGGAAAGGAGTGCTCCTTTCTCTGAAGAAGAGATACGGACGTTTATGCTCCAAATACTGCAAGGCCTTGTGTACATGCATAATAATGGATATTTTCATCGTGACCTGAAACCTGGTAATTCGGTGGACTATATTCTGTTTGAATAATGCTGCCTCTATACCAGTAAAGTGACTATAATCTAAGGCTAATTCTGTTCTTTCAGAAAATCTTCTGGTGACAAATGGTATTGTTAAAATTGCCGACTTTGGGTTGGCAAGAGAAGTATGTTCCAGTCCTCCTTACACAGATTATGTCTCTACCAGATGGTGAGTTTCTTGTATGAAAAGGCCATGTTACTGTATTGGGTTTGCACCTAAACCTTACCTCTTATTTTCAAGGTACCGGGCTCCAGAGGTGCTGCTGCAAGCTTCAGCTTACACACCTTCTATAGGTGATGTTTCTGTCATTGGTTTAAGTTTCTATGCATAAAAAGGATTCTGTTTATACTGTAGATTATTTTCATTTATTTACACATACTGCTTATATTTTGTTGATTCTTTCTCACTTTCTAAGTGTCTTAACACATAGTAAATTCCATCTAACACGAGAAATAAATGACACCTTGTCAAATTTCTGCATATGAGATCATTTGTTCGTTTAATCTTCTTGTGCCATACTGTCATTATCGCTTCCCCTTATGAGCCTTTGTGCCTGAATGATATCGTCATTAATAATAAATGTGTTCTTTCACAGACATGTGGGCCATTGGTGCAATTCTGGCTGAGCTTTTTACACTGTCTCCACTTTTTCCTGGTGAAACGTATGTATTGACCTCTACTTTTCATAGCATAAATCCAGACCAGATTACTTGTATCTCTCTTTATATTACACTGACCTCTATCGCTCTACCTTTCTAATATTTTATTTTATCATAGTGAGACAGATCAGCTATACAAGATATGCGCTGTGCTTGGGACCCCAGATCACTCCCTCTGGCCAGAGGGAATGAACCTGCCTCGTTCAAGTAGCTTCCAGTTTTTTCAGGTGAAAATGAGTTCTGTCTACATTCATTGGATGAAATGCTTTTGTGGCACTAATACTTATCATCTGTTCCAAAGATTCCGCCAAGAAATCTGTGGGAGCTTATTCCTAATGCTTCCCTGGAAGCTTTAGACTTGATCAAGGTATGGCAAAGAACCACTGTTTTTTTTCCTGGTCTTGGGGCAAAGTTGTCCTTTGCGCGTGTAAAATTGTAGATGCCCCAGTTGATGTCCGTTCATTCTACTTACACCTGGCGTATAAGTATCAGTACTAAGACTTCTGTCATGATGTTTCTCTGTAATCTATATTGCATTGTTACATAGATTGTGATAGCTATGAGTTTGAATGCTGTGAATAATCCAGCTTTTGTCCTTGATGTTATTTATGTGGTAATAATTTTCCTCATTAACCTGCTACTCTTTTCTCATCATTTTAATAGCAACTTTGCTCTTGGGATCCACGAAGAAGGCCAACTGCTGAGCAAGCACTACAACATCCATTCTTTAATGTAATTATCTCCACATTGAGTTGTCTACGGGTACTTTGCTTTGCTTTTCTCTGTACCTTAGACTTTTGAGTGGTCTAGGTGCGCAAGTGGGTACCAAGACCTCTCCAGGATGCTTCCTACTCAAAGATGAATGAGCCTAGTGAGTTATCTAATCACAATTCGTTTGCTAGGAAGTTAGTACGAAAATCTATTACATTATGGTTTTTCTGATCGAGCTCCCACTTCCTTTTGTAGGAGCAACACCAAGGTTGGAACTGGACCTTTGGTGTTTTGGTAAAGAATCTGATGACCTTGATCTAACTCTCAGCCTAAAGCCAAGCTCTGTATCAGGTGAATTCCTTGGGTTATTATCTTGTGTGTACCATTGTTCGAAAACAGTAACCGGTCATATTGAACCTGCACATGAAACTTGGAAGGAATACCTTAACCTGCACTCCTGTAGTGTTGCTCTTGGGTGTTAATAGGTGAAACCGTATTGTATTAGCTGGAAACAAATGTGTTATACTACTAGTCAGAACATGATGATTACTGGCTTAAGAGTTTCTGTACAGCAAAACGGGATAAGATATTATGCTGGACTAACTCATGTTCTGTGAGGGCAGTGAATATGTTCTGTTAATGCCGTGAGATATAAACAAATTGATGTTGAAACAGCTTAAATGCATTCATTCGACAGATTTTTCTTTTCAAAGCTAAAAAAATTATCATGTGCTTAATGTGTTGTTTCCTCTGACTTATCTTCTATATTGTTTTCCTTCCTTGTAGATCTTGGTAAGCATGTTCCAGAACATAGAGAAGAGGTGAGAGTTACTCTTTGTGACATGGGAGTTACATATTCGAGTGAAAATCGAGTATTTAAGCAAGCTAAACTTTTGTTGTCCTAACATGCAGGAAAATCTTCTATACCCAGGTTATGGGAATCCTCCTGTACAGCCAGGTACATGGTTTTCCTCTGTTATTAAATCTTGATTTTAGAAGTGTTTTCTATCTGTTGCGTACAAATATATGCATAGGGTACCACAACCAAGTGCATCATCTATTGAATATTTGTGAACCACTTCACACAGATATAAGTGTAAACAATATGAATAGGAATTTCAGATTCAGTAACTAATCTTTTTGATTTCTCATTATAAGAAACAGCCAAAGTCATATATACACACTTGACTAAACTAATCAAACTTTCATGAAATGTTTAGATGCTTTGTAATCATTGCTATGATAGAATCAATCATGGTTCCGTGTTGCTGAGACGTGGGTTGTTTGTTTTGTGAAAGCAGGGCTGTGGCCACTCATGGCATCATCGCATCGCCCCTTGGGGGAAGCCCCGGCCATGCCATCCTGGCAACAGGCGTACATGGTTGACAGGTAAGCAGCTCACATATCTAAATCCACAAATGCGTACTAGGAACTGACCAGATTCCATGGCCACTCCACTCATCATTGCCTCCATTGTTTCTTGCTTTACTCAGCCAAGCCGCCACGCTGCCagctgccggaggaggaggaggaggattccCGGGCTCTTCTCCGTTCGGGCTGTTCCCTCTGCAGCCTAACCTCATGGAGAAGCGGTCGCTGGCGCCGGCGCCCATCCGGCAGGTCAATTTCTTCTGACCGACGACTGAATAATGATGATCCCCCCGGGTTTAACAAGAGCAGCAGCCGATCATCATTATCATGATCCAGCGTGGGCTGGGTGCGTGGAGTTATTTTTTATACGAGTGCTAGACTCGGACAATAAGACGCCGTGGCGAGGCGTCgacagcaagcagcagcagcagcagcagacccAAAAAAAATGTACATACATATTCGTGGTAGGTTGACAGTTCCTCATGGTGTCTGAGATTCTGTTACTCTGTACATACATACAAACAGTTTTGTACGAACGACCATGGTTTTTCTCGATATATATTTATAATATCGACGAGTGAGTGAGTGATGGTGATGAAGATTCAAGCCATATGGCATGTGATTCTTTGATTACTGCATTTGGTGGTCTTTATGATGATATATTCTTGCACGTTCTCTTGTGATCTTGTTTCTGATGGTGAGGTTTGTATGGCCTTGATGTCGTGGTGGTGGTGGCGTACGAGGACATGGCACTGGTTGGGCTGGAATGCAGTGGAAGCACGGAGTAAAGGCAAGGGCATTGAAGTGAAGTGACGACGTACACTAGTAGCTTGTAGTAGGAGTACGAGGGGGTGTAGCCGTGCAGGGCGTGGGCGCCTGCAGGACGCGACGACGGTGGAAAGGAAGGAGAGAGCAGAGGAGTAAAGGTCGGTTCTGACAACCTCAAGGAGCAGGGCCGGAGGTTGCGTGGCGGTGCTACTACTAGTACCGTTTTCGTCGTGGCTTTCTTTCTTGCTTGGTCCGCGCTGCACTGGCTGTTTCCTAGCTGGCCTGAATTGACCTGACCTggccactggccaggccatccaagGTCGCACCGCAAGCCAGCCGCTCCTGCAGTTAAGCTAGAGCTGCTGTCGCTACCACCATTGATAAGCTGAGCAGAGCAGGCGCACCCCTGGCGACCGACTAAATTCGGCAGTGACACGGGCGTAAAACTAAAGGCAGCGAATGCCACGATTCCTCCTCTGTTTTTCCCACGCAACAAAATAAGAGCTTATTTACTATGAATATCACATTATTAAGATCAaatccaacgggccgacccaaatggacgatGCTTTTGTCCGCCttttgtccgtttggatcggccgCCCGCTCGGCGTCCACCCTGTTTTAGATTTGGGTCCGCAATGCGCCCAACGCACagacccatttcatgtccgcacaCAATTTTTAAAAAAGTCCGCGGCTATAGATCATGtcagcggccatgtctcatgccgccaccatgccagcgccggcatacaatgTCGGCTTCAAAATATCACCACACAGTTTATGCCGGAGCACTCGCCAGCGGCCGGctcacatgccagcacacaaaaaagaGATGTGACTTGAGTTCGACCATGCCATCGCGGCCCCATTGTCATGCCAACAcacctgccggcatacaaaaaaagaatggcgctcgccgccatagatcactcgtcgaatttgagcatgttggcctgcatcttctcgaaccatggcctcttccttgatgacacggtgttgagatccaccttcatgatctccaccctggtcatcatgctcgcgagagccacttcttttGCCTTTGGAGATCATGATCTCCACCCCGCACGTCGGCTGGCATCTGCCGTGCATGTTTCCTCGCACCTCCGGATGACGAGCCATCGGCCACCGGTGTGGCGTTGAGATCAATGGGCGCGGGTGCGAGCGTGGAAGGCGCCACCACACTCACGTCGGGCGAGCACTCCCCAaagaggcgggaggcctgcgggtagacgtggaagccgggcatcggggtgcaagccgacgcgcggggcaagtcgggcagcaccatccgagggaaTGCAGATGAGCTGGTGCTGGCCGGGGCTACGGCAGCGTTGACGAGGCCTTGCTGGCGAGGGTTTAACCCTAGCAtatagagcgcctccctcgttgccgccacgacgcgggcgttggtgacctcctgctacgcggcggcggagacggcggccgCCGCGATGGCTTCATCCCTCACGTCCGCCGCGTGCCTCCGGCCCtttctcttggccgactcccttgcccgttgTTCGGGCGTCAGCGTCTTCTTTTGGGGAAATGGTGGAGGCTGTCACCGACCAGCGGGGCCGGGGAGGAGAAGGCGCGCGCGCatccgtctcgtgtccgcgccaatgcaaatccggctaaaaaatgggccgggaatgggtcggcaggcggacgcgcgtccgtttgggtcggcgcgttaggCCGACTTTTGTGTCCGCGCGGATCCAAACGGACGTCAGCGGACAaaatgggtcgccccgttggagttgctctaatttcTCCTACGGGTGTGACTGGTATATAATAGTGCTATACAGTTGTGTTCTCCATTCGATGAGAAAAAAATGGTGGAGAAATAGAACGTGAAGTTGGGTATAGGCGGGCCGGTACTGACCGACCGTACTGCCAAGCAAACTCCCGCGGGAAACAAACGAGATACGAcgaccgtcatcatcatcatctcttTGGTGTCTGTTCGTTACACATAGCGCTACTAGAGGACCCTACTGCATGCCCCGGGCATGTGGCTGAGCGCTACTACTCGATCGTGCCAATATAAATCTCCGCATCCATATCCCGCCCTCACGTCGCTACCAATATCTATTTCGTTGCGTGCCGCTGCCCGGCCCTTTAGTATCTCGTAAGTTCATCACCAagctctttttcctttttattatatataaaaaaattgggaatatccctgagaataataattaattagttaataaaAAAATTGCAAGAGAAAGAGGAAGTGAGCTGAGGATAATGTACTACTACCACTACACTTTATGCCTAATAACGGAACAATGAAAAAATATTCTAAATTTAAGTAGGCCCAGGTTAAGGCGCCCGACGCGTGCCAGCGAGTGGCGTCGAGTGTGAGTGAAGCTCGCTCGTTCGCTCGCTCACTCGGCGTGTCGCCAGCTGCTGCCGCCACCAGAAGCTTCCGTTTCTACTAACCTGATTTGGACCGCTGTCATTATGATGATTAGCCAAGATAGCAAGCCAAGAATTGATTATCAACACCTACTCTTCTGAAACCGTTTTATCGACAGCAACAGCCCACAACCGTTCCAAACAATAAGAGCAGTATATAATCAACAAACATCCATATCTATATACATACACCAAGTAAACCCTAATAAGTAAAtttaaaataaaaggaaaacatcCATACCAAATACAGTACTGCTCACGCGTTTTTCGTTAACAGACGCATGCACGAGGAGTTTGTGCTAGCCGTGCGCTGTGGGAGAGCATTTATATGCTACTTTTTTTTTTCCACGCAACGGCCGAGTTTATCGCATTATGTACTACCACTATATTTTCTTTTGCCTCACTCTTCCTGTCAAGACAGATTCAGTGCTACATGCATACCGTAAAAAAAATGTTATGTACTAGTACATAATATGGTGTCCAAATTGGAAGACTAAAACCATGCGATTCGGTTCAAGATATCCACACATGTGCTACAAACACACATGTCTGTAAATTCTTTATCATACGGGATCGTGCGTAAGGCTAACAAACTGGAATAATCCCAGCACAACAACACTCAAACAAAACAATAATGAATGCATCACCACTTGTTTTCTTGATAGTAATATTGATAATGAACTTGTAGTAGGAGTAATAGCTGTTGAGAATTAATTTATTTAGGTTTAATCTATGCCTATAATAACTGTTGGCGGTGGCTGAACCGGAGCGACGGATCGCTTGCGCCTTATCCGAACAGATGCATGTTCGTTGGTGCCCTTTGGGGTTGTATAAATAGCAGGTTTCAATCAATAAAGATGACACCGATTCATTCTTGCACTTGATGTTGTATGACAACAAAGATTGGCAGTGATTAGGGGGAGTGTTGagaatttatttatttaattaattcagatTTAATCTCTGCCTATAATAACTGTTGGCGGTGGCTGAACCGGAGCGACGGATCGCTTGCGCCTTATCCGAACAGATGTCTGTTCGTTGGTGCCCTTTGGGTTTGTATAAATAGAAGTTTCAATCAATAAAGATGACACCGGTTCATTCTTGCACTTGTTTCTAACAATAGCAAAGCACAAGATCATGCCCTGATGCCCACCATAGGTTTGTCTGCCAGGTGGGTCCCACCTGAACCCAACCCAACCAGATGTGTCCCAAACGGGAGGTGGGGGTGAGGGGCTATATATACGAGCAATCAGTCTTCTCTCTTCAGTTTCCTCCTTGAGCATTATGATGATgttaatgcttgcctcaagttggaatcaTTTTTTTACCACGGTCACTTGGTGAAGATCCGCAAATTGCTTCCCCATACTGCAATGAGGGAAGCCATCACTAGAGCACGTCTTCACATGTATATTAACAcgatgtggaccgcaagcttcaaagtATATAACCTCTGGATGCTCATCTTTTGAACTAGATGACCATCACCATAGAGCATTCTTAAAAATTAAAATATATCTTTGATGCAAGCTCGTGAGAAAACCGAACCCACATGAAACAAAGACATAACATGGGTTAGTTCagaaagcacaattcacaattacttaccacaccactagatcacttgatcccacatGGTACAATATTTGTGTTTGTGTGTTGGCCATCTAGATACAATCTTTCATGACCAAACGCTTCAATACATTGCTTGAATACTCTATCACCAAACGCTCTTTCATGACCATGTCAAGTCTAACCATGAACATCATATTGGTCACCACTTATTCTTCTAAATGCTCCATCAgaatctcttgagaggcataatgaattatTCACTCTAGTTGCCTGCTTCAAGACATGCTCAACCAAAACACAACACGTGGGGTCATGATTATtttgtcttgaaaccataacttgaaATTTTCTCCTTAATTATTCTCCCAAGTGTCATTGACCCATATAAGCCCAAATATGTCAATCTTTGAGATCCTCCAACAAACTCTATCTTGAGCATATTTTGTTTAGATAGTGAAACCAATCTTAATGGATGTAGTAGATATCTCCAAAGACAACTAGTAACCGCACTAAACATGAGACCTCGAGAGCTAAACCCTAGGCCTCGTGGGCACTAGGGTCAGGGACCTTGTGCGCACGGGGTATCATAGGGTTTAACACTCAGCCCCATGTGCACGGGGGttaggaggcccgtgcgcacgtgATGTCCGGAGAGATTTCCCGGTTCCTCGCGGGCACGACGTCCCCTGGCACAGGGTTACCCGAGAGGGATACCCGGAGGAGTTCTTAGAAGAGGAATTCTTCCCACATCAACCCAATATATTTCAGGCGCACTATGGACATCTCTTCATATAaaattcaatgcacttctatgatcCATATGAATTTTTCATTCAATACCAAAGCTTAGAGTATATCTACATATATNNNNNNNNNNNNNNNNNNNNNNNNNNNNNNNNNNNNNNNNNNNNNNNNNNNNNNNNNNNNNNNNNNNNNNNNNNNNNNNNNNNNNNNNNNNNNNNNNNNNNNNNNNNNNNNNNNNNNNNNNNNNNNNNNNNNNNNNNNNNNNNNNNNNNNNNNNNNNNNNNNNNNNNNNNNNNNNNNNNNNNNNNNNNNNNNNNNNNNNNNNNNNNNNNNNNNNNNNNNNNNNNNNNNNNNNNNNNNNNNNNNNNNNNNNNNNNNNNNNNNNNNNNNNNNNNNNNNNNNNNNNNNNNNNNNNNNNNNNNNNNNNNNNCATCCTTGAATCCATCCAACATCCTTAAGGCACCACATATGGAATATTCCTTTATATACATCTCAATGAAAAATTAGTTCATAGAGATTATCAttattaccaaaaccacacttagggagCGAACACACTTTCATTTGGGTCGTGCAACCCTCCTATGTTGTCATGTAACGCCATCGTGTGGCAAGTACGCATGCCCGTAAAACCTATATCTAGAATGTCAATGCAGGTCATACTTCGAACTCTGGTAGGTGAAATTATACGCTACAATTACGACACTCATAATTTAGATACCCGTCCTTTCTTGCACTGGTGGATCCAATAACTATGTCATGAGTAAAAACAATCCTGCGAATTAATGGCACCGAGTACCAAAGCATGACGAGATGGGACGAAACTAATGGTGTTAACAAAAAAGTTTAAAGTATGAGCCTAACAAACTAGAATAATCCCAACAAAACAACAAGgaaacaaaaaaatgaatacaccACCACTCGTTTTCTTGATAttaaacaataacaacaacaataaTGTACTTCTAGTAGGAGTAATAGAAAACCCCAACACCATGTCCATCATAGGTTTGCTCTTGTAGATGGGCCCCACGCCCATGCCGGGGTCGACCCTGGACCCAACCTAACCCAATCATATGTGTCCTGAAGGGGAGGTGTGGTGGGGGTAGGAAGGGACTATATGTACGGGTCCCGACTTCTTATCCccccctctccttcttcctccctccTACTCAACCCTCCTTCAACTGCCCTTCGTCGCTATATACATAGGTCCCCGGTCAACGTGTCCGAAAACACACTACAAACACTCATAGCTCGTAAAGTTTTAATCATATGGGATCATGTCCGTGTGTAAATGCGGTCTAAAAAATTTAACATTGGTAGATACATGTTGTACCCTACTATTACAACACATAACGGGTGATGTTATCTTGTCCGAATTCAATAGCACCACAGACCCAAAGCAACCGGCATGAGCATTACGGTATCAACACCACTTTTAGTCTCTCGCCTCACTCTTCCCATTTAGACATCGAGGGTTCGAGAGCCTCGGGCGAGCCGAGCTTCAAGGTCACCATGTCAACCCATGTACCACCACCGACGGATGGTCTCGGGGACCATCCCGAGTCTCTTCTCGTCTCCCCGCACTAAAACCAAAGTATCTGGCCCATTAAATCAAGTAGATGCTGGCCCACGGGTGAGAAGTTGCTTCTTCGCATAATTCTAGGGCTTTGGTCTAAGCAATCAACCCCTCATATGTTGTCATGTTCTGCCACATCGTGCCAAGTACACACACACTCG
This window of the Triticum aestivum cultivar Chinese Spring chromosome 5D, IWGSC CS RefSeq v2.1, whole genome shotgun sequence genome carries:
- the LOC123123789 gene encoding cyclin-dependent kinase F-3 isoform X1 translates to MERYKVIREIGDGTCGNVFRAYNIETNEIVAVKKMKRKFYHWEECISLREVKALQKLNHPNIVQLKEVTMENHELFFIFEHMDCNLYDVIRERSAPFSEEEIRTFMLQILQGLVYMHNNGYFHRDLKPENLLVTNGIVKIADFGLAREVCSSPPYTDYVSTRWYRAPEVLLQASAYTPSIDMWAIGAILAELFTLSPLFPGETETDQLYKICAVLGTPDHSLWPEGMNLPRSSSFQFFQIPPRNLWELIPNASLEALDLIKQLCSWDPRRRPTAEQALQHPFFNVRKWVPRPLQDASYSKMNEPRATPRLELDLWCFGKESDDLDLTLSLKPSSVSDLGKHVPEHREEENLLYPGYGNPPVQPAGLWPLMASSHRPLGEAPAMPSWQQAYMVDSQAATLPAAGGGGGGFPGSSPFGLFPLQPNLMEKRSLAPAPIRQVNFF
- the LOC123123789 gene encoding cyclin-dependent kinase F-3 isoform X2, translated to MERYKVIREIGDGTCGNVFRAYNIETNEIVAVKKMKRKFYHWEECISLREVKALQKLNHPNIVQLKEVTMENHELFFIFEHMDCNLYDVIRERSAPFSEEEIRTFMLQILQGLVYMHNNGYFHRDLKPENLLVTNGIVKIADFGLAREVCSSPPYTDYVSTRWYRAPEVLLQASAYTPSIDMWAIGAILAELFTLSPLFPGETETDQLYKICAVLGTPDHSLWPEGMNLPRSSSFQFFQIPPRNLWELIPNASLEALDLIKQLCSWDPRRRPTAEQALQHPFFNVRKWVPRPLQDASYSKMNEPRATPRLELDLWCFGKESDDLDLTLSLKPSSVSDLGKHVPEHREEENLLYPGYGNPPVQPGLWPLMASSHRPLGEAPAMPSWQQAYMVDSQAATLPAAGGGGGGFPGSSPFGLFPLQPNLMEKRSLAPAPIRQVNFF